One Rissa tridactyla isolate bRisTri1 chromosome 4, bRisTri1.patW.cur.20221130, whole genome shotgun sequence DNA window includes the following coding sequences:
- the RAG2 gene encoding V(D)J recombination-activating protein 2: MAQPADEMSLQVVSAVSNSSLLQPGFSLLNFGGHVFFFGQKGWPKRSCPTGVFLLDIKQNELKMKPAFFSKDSCYLPPLRYPALCMLRDNAESDECQYIIHGGKTPNNDLSDKIYVMSLVSKNSKKTTFQCIEKDLGGDVPEARYGHTINVVHSRGKSMSVIFGGRSYTPLAQRTTEKWNSVVDCLPSVFLVDFEFGCCTSYVLPELQDGLSFHVSVARNDTIYILGGHSLQNNTRSPSLYRLKVDLPLGSPAVTCTILPGGISVSSAIVTQTGDTEFVLVGGYQSDNQKRLACNTIVLEDNKIEIVERVSPDWTPDIKHCRMWFGCDMGKGSVLLGIPGATKQLISDANYFYILRCKGAEEDKEEELTAQICSQTSAEDPGDSTPFEDSEEFCFSAEANSFDVDDTDTYNEDDEEDESETGYWITCCASCNIDINTWVPFYSTELNKPAMILCSSGSGHWVHAQCMDLSESMLLRLSEANVKYFCNEHVDLNKGLQTPKKVVHLKKQPMKPLGKKKTMKLSTPTKKSFLRRLFE, translated from the coding sequence ATGGCCCAGCCAGCAGACGAAATGTCGCTGCAGGTGGTATCAGCTGTCAGTAATTCGTCCTTGCTGCAGCCAGGCTTCTCTCTCCTGAATTTTGGtgggcatgttttcttttttgggcAGAAAGGATGGCCAAAGAGATCCTGTCCCACGGGTGTTTTCCTCCTCGATATAAAGCAGAATGAGCTCAAAATGAAACCTGCTTTCTTCTCTAAAGACTCCTGTTACCTGCCCCCTCTCCGCTACCCCGCTCTTTGCATGCTCAGAGACAATGCAGAGTCTGATGAGTGCCAGTATATCATCCATGGTGGGAAAACACCTAACAATGACCTTTCTGATAAGATTTACGTTATGAGTCTGGTAagcaaaaatagcaagaaaaccACGTTCCAATGCATTGAGAAAGACCTGGGTGGAGATGTCCCTGAAGCCAGATATGGGCATACAATTAACGTAGTTCATAGCCGAGGGAAAAGCATGAGCGTTATATTTGGAGGGAGATCATACACTCCTCTTGCACAAAGGACCACTGAAAAATGGAACAGTGTAGTTGACTGTTTGCCATCTGTGTTTCTTGTTGATTTTGAGTTTGGATGCTGTACATCATACGTACTCCCAGAGCTTCAAGATGGACTTTCTTTCCATGTTTCAGTTGCCAGAAATGATACAATCTACATTTTGGGAGGCCATTCGCTTCAAAATAACACCAGGTCCCCCAGCTTGTACAGATTAAAAGTTGATCTTCCACTGGGCAGCCCAGCCGTGACCTGCACCATCTTGCCAGGGGGGATATCTGTGTCAAGTGCTATAGTGACTCAAACTGGTGATACCGAATTTGTCCTTGTCGGGGGCTACCAGTCCGATAACCAGAAACGGTTGGCATGTAACACCATAGTTCTGGAAGATAACAAGATAGAGATTGTTGAAAGGGTGAGCCCGGACTGGACACCAGATATTAAACACTGCAGGATGTGGTTTGGCTGTGATATGGGCAAAGGGTCTGTATTGCTTGGCATTCCAGGGGCCACCAAACAGTTAATCTCAGATGCAAACTACTTCTACATTTTAAGATGCAAAGGAGCAGAAGAGGACAAGGAGGAAGAACTGACAGCACAAATTTGCAGTCAGACATCAGCTGAAGACCCTGGAGACTCCACTCCATTTGAAGATTCAGAAGAGTTTTGTTTTAGTGCTGAAGCCAATAGCTTTGATGTTGATGATACTGACACTTacaatgaagatgatgaagaagatGAATCAGAAACAGGCTACTGGATCACCTGCTGTGCTAGTTGCAATATTGACATTAACACCTGGGTCCCTTTCTATTCGACAGAACTGAACAAGCCTGCAATGATCCTGTGTTCCAGTGGGTCTGGCCACTGGGTCCACGCGCAATGTATGGATCTCTCGGAGAGCATGCTCCTACGTCTCTCAGAAGCAAATGTCAAGTACTTCTGCAATGAACATGTTGACCTTAACAAAGGGCTACAAACTCCCAAAAAGGTGGTGCACCTGAAAAAGCAACCCATGAAACCATTgggcaaaaagaaaaccatgaaGTTATCAACGCCCACGAAAAAGTCCTTTCTTCGGAGATTGTTTGAATAG